Within the Pirellulales bacterium genome, the region CCGAGAACGCTAACAATCGCCAAATTTTCAACCTGCTTAGCGTTCTTGAATCGCTTGGCGTCGTCGATGACGGCGACGATCACTTCCGCCAGCCGTGCACCGACGCCAAGAATGGTCCACAACTGCTGCACGCGAGCGTCGGCGTTCCCCAACTGGTCAAGCTTGTCTTCCACCTGGTCGATCAACGTCTGCTCCTGGTACGTCGCCTCAAGTTCCATGTGAAGTTCAAATCGCCATAAGTCGTCCGGCTTTGTTTTCCTCGCGAACTAAGCGATAACTTTGAGAGCCGCGCAATCACCACCGGCAGCACAGCGAAGTCCCCCCTAACCCAAACCTTCATAACCCCTGGTACAGAAATCTAATGCCGGTCAATTATTCGTCACCCTGTCGCACTGGGCGCTCATGACCTCCGAGAGTCGATTTGCAAACGGAGTAGATCCACTGATACAGCTGATTATCTCGGTAGGCCGAGGCGGTACCGGGAAATCTCAGGGCCGTTGGAAGAACCACGTCAAGGCCTGCATGCACTGTTTTCACCGGTCGCATAGCGATGGCTGAATCTGGATACCACCGGATCGGAACCGAGTCGACCGCTAAGAGATCGGCACATTCCAACTCGGTCCCGACCAGAATGATTCCAGCCCATGCCTTGGGATCAGCCGTTACCAACTTAATCGCAGCTCGTCCCCCGTTTCCGACTCCAATTACAATGACTCGGGCGACTTCAATGGAGTACTGCTCTCTCACCTGAATAATCTGTTGTCGCACGATGCTTAAATCCTCGTCCGTCGCAGCCCACGACCGCCGGGCTTGCGGAAAGAGAATAAAGAACGGAAACGCCTCTCCGATGTTTCTCCTTCGATAGGCCTCCAGAGCCAACCCCTCTTTAAGCTGAGATCGGCCATCCACGCCCATTAAAGAATCATCGTGGAGGCACACTACAAGCAGCCGATCCGTGAGCGTCGATGCATTCGCAGGCATGTATAGAGCATACCTATGCACATCATTTGGTCTCGTCTGTAATGTACACTCCTTGAATCCAGGCCTGCCACTATAGTGCGTTAACCCTGTACGCTTCCATATGCCTACGATTCCGAACACGCCCCATATGCCGATGATACCCCAGCAGATGATCTCTCGCCACTTCACGGGTTCACCTTAAATACAAATATCGATGTACCAATTCGCGATACCAATTGCTGATCCATTAGCCAGGAGTAATCGAGCATCAGATTATGCGCATCCACGATGGCGATGCCGCCCATGCCAGCATGTGGCAATGGGTAACGTGCCTCAAGATATATCGCGGGATCAACTACACCGGCTAGTGCGACGTGTATCGCCGTTGTTCGTGAGTTGCGATCCAGCCATCTTTTGAGTTCCAGCCAATCTTGTCCCCAATCTACGTTGCTGTCTGCAAGATATTTCCATCCATTTTGTGGACCCCCGACCGTTTCGTTGAAGTATCCGAGCCAGTTCGGGTAGTGATAACAACAACTCGCTATGGAGATCGACACGCCGAGCAAGCCCGCAACGAGTGCACAGCGGCGCAAGCGTTGGTTCTGCTCGGCAAACAGCACTCCCGCAAGCACGCAGTAGAAAGGGTATGCGGGCAAGATATACCGAAGATGGTTCGTGTAGCCGGTCTTGCATGACGCAGCCGTAAATATGACCAACGGCGTTGCCCACAACAACGACGGAATAGACATACGCTTGTATATTATGGTACCTAGCGACACAACTAGAATGATCAGATGCCCCAACGGGGACTTCACGGAAAATGCGACGAGATAGTAGTACCACCACCCATTTTGGCGCCGACAGCCGTTCAAATAGGAGTACAAGCCTTGTTCAAAATCTCTTTGTTGAACGTCGAGACCGTTCAAATAGGCTGATGGAAGCGGACAAGGCAGTGATTCGACTACGCCCCTTTGCGGTATAAACGTGAAGCATTTTGAGAATAGACTGCTTTGTGGCGAGAAGCTTCGAATGGGGCTACAAACGTTTTGGAACCCGTATCCTGCATTGACGACGATCAGCGCAACGATACACAGCAAGGCACAACCGAACAGGTAAGACGCCCTATGAACATCTCTAATCTCACTCTGTGCGTCACGGAGCGCTGAGAGCGCGTGATGTGCGCAGATGACTGCAAAGAGCGGCGCGAGTAGTAAGACAGTAAATTTGGTCAGTAGCGCAATCCCTAGCACAATACCTGCGATCACTCCGTCTCGAATCCTCTTGCTGCAAGTAAATATCCACAGACAGTATGCCGCAGCGATCGTAGCGGCAGTGGCAGGCATATCTGCAGTTACCAAAGCACCGTGAGCGCTAAGTGTCGGCTCAAAGGTCCAAAGAGTAAGCGCGAACAAGCCAGCAGATGCGCCAAATAGACGGTGCGACCAACGCCATACGATTACCCCTCCGAGGGTAATCCAAAAGAGGCCGGCCAATCGAGCTCGACACACAAGATGATGAAAGCCGAGTGCATTTGTATCAGCAAAAAGCCGCCCGAGCACATTCTCTTGGCGAACCGCCGAATCCTTTTGTATTCGATGAATGAATGCAAGCGAGATATCTGCACGATCCAATAGCAGGGACGTTGCGAGCATTCGTGGTAACGGAGGATTAACATTGTAAAGGTCGTAGTCCTCAGCGTACCAACATGCCAACCCAGCGGTAATGTGACTGGCCTCGTTATAGGTTACCGACATGTTCTGGATTAAAGAGAGTTCAACCCAGATGTGGAGGGACAGCAAGACTCCTCCAAAGATCCGAAGCCATGACTTGTCGATTCGTGCCGAGCGCGCCATCAATAGAGACGATTCATGTTGCTAACGCTGGCGTATCGTCAAGGACGTAAAAGATTTGCAGTCGCAACGGATGACCCGACTACTCGTTAATCGACGCCAATATTCGAGGACCGCGGTCATATGCTGGCTGCATTAAGCAGTTTACGAGCATTGGTCGAGTACACCAACTAACTCGAACATTGCCCGGTCAGCCGCACCCAAATGACACGGCACACTCCGCCTACTCAACGCCCGCAGATTACGGATTATGTCCGACTATGTGCCGCTTCGTTACCTCTCTATCGACAAAAAGGCATTCTTCTACAACAGGAAGGCGGCCTTCATAAAGGATCCTATGAAAAGGATAGCGGAAACTGTTTTCGGTTGAGTCCCCCAACATCGCCTAGGCCGTGCATCGGCGATTCGTTGATTTGATCGGCTGTGTCCCTTAGGCAGTTCTAGGAAATAGTGAGATGAGGGACTGGCGCAGAACTCTACGTCCAAGAGTTTCACGCCCGCTAGCTTTTTACCGCGTCGCGTTCTTGCCTGTCACCAGGACGATCCAACCACAGCAGCACGGCGCAATCGACCTAGTCTCTCAATCTTATTGTCAATAGTATGCCCACGTCACCTAATCGCGCCATTTGTATGATGTCCACCATCCAACAAGGCACGCGAAAGCTGAGATGCCTGCTATCGACGTCGACTTCCAACCGATCAGCTCCTGCTCATCGCGGTTCGACATGAACCCAAAACAGCCGCAACCGATATCCCGTCCCTGAATTAGTGCAGTTGACTGAGCACACAAATATATTGTGAACAGCAGGCCTCCTACAGCAAACGACTTCGGTTGCTGGTAACGGCCGATCAAACAAAACGCAATGGCGATGTGAAGGAACGGCAATGTCGCAGCTAAGATTTCGGCTGCCCAGCGAGGAACAAGCTGATATTCATAAATAGAGGCCAGAAATGCGTATGGGTTATTAAGATGTGCAAGTGCGCTAGCGAGGAGACCATACGCTACCAATAACCCTATCACATATGACGTATTCGAACGCCAGTGTATGCTTCCACACGTGCGCCAGCGGAACGCTATCCGCGTTGATTCAATTGTGAGCACTATTCGTCCTCTTGCGATTGACTGTCTGCGGTATCCAGCTTTTGCCGCCATCCATTCATTCCGTCGCGATACACCCATACGTTATCGTACCCATTCGCGGCCAATTGCTGAGCAATTGCATCTGACCATACGCATCTGTTTGACTGACAATAGACGACGACACGGTTGGACTTGGGAATTGCCGCGAGCGCCTCTCTCAACTGACCCTGTGTGGCCGACACTGGAACGCTAACCGCGTTGGGAAGGTGCTCGCGAACATAGTCCTTAGAGCGTCTGGCGTCGATGATGCTAACGTCGGCTTGTCCGATCATTGTATTTAATGACGCAATATCCATAAGTGGAATGTTATATTGCTCGTATCTGCTCGCAACCGTTGCCCGTCCGTAGTGATCGTTAATGAAACCGTAGTCAACAATGGCATGCCAAATGGCGGTGGACGAGACAACTACGAGTCCCAAAGCTAGAAGAGGGCGTGCCCTTAGGAATGCGGACTGCGTTACGAGTGCTCCTCCTGCCAGCACAACGCCCAATCCGAGAAGTGTTTCCATATTAAGGTGAAATGGCGCATGCGTCGCGCCGGGCTTTGAGATTTCGATTCCCCTCCCGTCCCAACAGCTCAATAAATCACTCGAGGCGGCAACGTAACTGCTCGATGGGGGGTCGTAGATTCTGATCCCTCCGCCGTCCATTCCTAGAAATACGACCCAGTGATTAAACGTTCGCCCGGCAGTCGGCACCCCCGTGTGAAGAATGAGGGGCGTTGAGGCTGTCCGAAGGTCTGCTAACACCATTCCCTTTCGATATCTTGCGAAAGCACCGTGTTCTTGTGCAATCCGCATGAGATCCTTTGCAGTACTTCCGTGCGGGCTGGACAGGTTTTCCGGCTTAACTAGGTCCTCAAACCGTGCTTCGATATCAATAGCGTGTAGAGCGGCATGTACACTGTGCAATCCACAGAGCTGCGAGTTGGATGCGAAGCAGGGACCGGCGAGATTCCGATGAACGAGGAAGCACAATAGCACGAAGGATAATGACTTACGAAATCGCATCTAAACACCTTTACTGCTCGCCGACACCATGCGACGGTACAATACCACCGCCAACAATATAGCAACGACAATTGCAGTGCCGGTAATTCTGATGGATCGTCCATGCTGAGATGAAAATGTTGCAGAGCGCCCTGTGTCGACCCCCATCGTATCGATCGCCTTAACAACATCTCCGTCCTTGTACACCCAGCTTATTGCTTTTCTCGCATCGTCAGTCGGAAGCACTTCGGTACCGTCAGGAATTGGCAACATAGCTTGCCTTACACCGTCCGGTGTAACTTCGCCAGGCCGGAAAGCCTTGAAGACAATACGCGAGATTGCCTCCGAACGTTCCCCCTGATGCCGTCTGAGTTCCGTCTTTTTTAATGACTTTGGGAGGCCATCATATTCAATCTCATACGTGGCTTCGAGTTCATCAAGTCCAGCAGGTGTCTTCGAAAAGTCAGTATAAGCGGCCCAATCTTTTAGACGGTTGCTTTCTCCCGACTCTGATATAAATGTCCTATCGTCGCGTGTCCATGTTACCGTGAACCGAGTCGGCACCCATTGTCCATTGTTCTTAGCAAATACCGCAGAGCACTTGCCATATTCGTCAGAGACAAAATGAAAGGTAACCGATTCTTGGGCGTTATCGACGGCGCCTGTCGAGTCTGCGAGCCGAAAGCCGCCTTTGCCGTTTTCTGTTACCATATCGATCAACGCGAGCCGGTAAGGTGCCCTGCCGTGACAAACGAATTCACCAAGCAACGTATCAGCCCACATCCATGTCCAATCATCTTTGGCATATGGGTAATGCAGAACGCTCTGAAAAGTCGCGGTGTCGGATGCAACTGTACCAAATGGCCAGGAAGCTCTGTCTGATATACTCAAGTCGCTTTGAAGTCTGGAGCCGGTTGGCGTCCATCTTACTTCGCTGCATTCAAGGTACTGCTGTTGGGGTGCTGCTTTACCGATAGAATCGCCTTCCTTAAACAGTTTCTTCACGCTAGATGTTCGTTTAAGCATCGCCTCGGGACATACCCAGCCTGCGAATTCGGTCGTGAACAGATAGCTTGCGTTGTGAGGTCGTTCTAACTTGAAGGTCTCTTCCCCTGAGAACTCGCAGTTGTCAAACAAAGTCATGAGGGCACGGGTAGATTGGGCCGGGTCCAGCGCCTGCCCCTTTGCAGATACCGATATGTTTATCAAAACGAGAACAACGAATGATCGCACAAACCGCTTAATAGTATGGGGGCTAGTCATTGGAAGTGGGCATTTCTGGACGGTGTAATCCGATAGGGAGGTAGGCCCCCACTACGCGCACGGCGCGTGCCGTTATGTGGAATGTGTCTTCAAAATAGGTGTTCCTTGATGGGGCCAATCAAATGCGAGCGGTGCGCGAGAAAGCCGCGGTTCGACTTAGCCTCAAACGCACAATCTTAAATGGTGGTTACAAGAAGTCGAAAGATGCACCGCGGCATGGGCAGTTATGCCCATACCGCGGCGCGATCTGCCTTGGATATCAGGTACGAAGTTGAACAAAGTGGAAGTCTTCAGCAAGGCCCGCCTGTGCAACCAGCGACCGGTGGGGTCCGAGTGCCCTCAATGCAACCAGCGGGCAGATTGCCTGCGCACATTGGCACGGAGGTACCACCTGTCGCGCTTGACGTATCGCCTTCGGCACAACTCTTAAAGGAACTTAGTGTTGTGCTGCATCCTGCTGTAGAGGTCGGAACCGCGGAACAAGTGACTGTCCCACTCAAACCAGCACATTTGGCTGGTGGTGGTGGGTCGTCGTAGCCTCCCGCGACGTCCGATGGGTCATCCATTCGAAGCCCTGAGACAGATAGCGCAAGCAGAACTAAACATGGACCAACAAGACTTTTCATTTCTCATTCTCCTAGGTGAAACGAAACGGTATCGCTGCCGTGTGATTGAGAACGCGATTAAAGTTGCAGTTGCTCTCGAAACGGACGGCCTCGGGAATAGTCCAAAATGACAAGGGCTGCCGGGTCGACTGAAACGTGAGCCAAGGACTTAAGCCCTATATTGGCCAAAGCGAACGAATTCGCGCCAGTTAAGCTCTGATATACCGAGACACTCGTAGAAGCCACACAGTTGAAAATGGCGATTCTTCGAAGGATAGCTGGCCATGCTCCCGTAACGAGCGCCGACTCGAACTCGGTAAGAGGAATGAGACCCCGACGCGAGGTTAGAGCACTTGCTACCAGCAGCGACTTAGTGACCAATTGGTGAGCCTTGAGATCCGCGGCAGAAATCAACAACAAACCAAAGGCAACCCGGAGTCGGTCATAAGGCTCAGCTCTCCGGCAATACTCGTTGTGGAATGAGCTTGCGTCCTCCTCTGCCGGGTTGGCAGCCTGCCTCTGCTCATTCATTGCCGTCACCCCCTCTAGGGCTCGACCGCTTTGGAGTGAACACGCATTAAGAATCCGCAGGCATCATCATAACGGGGGGCGAAGACTCGTCAAGCATCTTTCCCGCGCCGGCAAACGCCTGAATAGCTATAAGTTGAGTGTTATATAACGCGGGACCTAGATTGTTCGAAGAATCCCCATTCGATATAAATACCTGAAACTGCTAAAACCCTGAGTTGGTCAGCCACGTCTGCCTATTGCCGCACCGGCAATTCTAACGCACCATGTAGTCAGTTGTGGTGAAGCGACCTGCAAACGTCTGGAGAGTGTCATGCCACAAAGGACGAAGCCATCTGCCGGGTTTACGCTGGTCGAAGTGCTACTCGTTATCGCCATCATTTCGCTCCTAGTGACATTGAGCATTCCCGCCATTCAATCCGCGCGCGAGGCGGCACGCCGAACGCAATGTATGAACAACTTGCATCAGTACGGATTGGCGGTCGCGAGCTTTGAATCTCAGAACGGTCACTTCCCATCGAGTCTGACGATTTCGATTAACGGCAAATCTTTAGAGGATTCTGAATGGGCGCTGCACACGTACATGGCTGATCTGCTTCCACATTTTGAGCAAGTGGGTCTCGCGGCCCAATATGATTTCAGTCAGATGTTCTGTTCGAAGAGCAACTTGCCGGTGATTTCGACGGCACTCCCTTTCGCAATCTGTCCGTCCGGTCCCAGTCGTGACCTGGATTTTAAAAGCACCTTCGTCCCCTCGCTCATGTTTTCCAGGACCGTGCGCGAAAATAAATTAGCCGGTCCGCTTCTAAAGTATCTCGACGGTAAATACACGGCAACTTATCAAGGGGCATTGGCGGACTACACCATTGCACTTGGTGCGGACAAGGGGATCGCCGAGCGAAGTGGCTATGCGCTGCCAAAGAGTGCAGTCTATGGCCTGGAGAGCATGTTCCCATTTCCCGTCGCGACTACGCAAGACTTGGCGAGCAAGGTTCTCGCGTTATATTCCGGTGGGGGCTCAACTGAAATCAGTCGAGGCTTGTCAGCCGCCGAAATCACCGACGGATTGTCGAATACGTTCACGATGATCGAGATCGCTGGCCGTCCAGAACACTGGCTGAAGGGGGGCCGCTACCAAGCAGATGAGCCACTTGATCGGCCGTGGGCCGATCCACGTAGTTTGCAACAATTGAAGACCGTCGGCTCAGATACAAAACTCGTGCAAGCCGACAATCGCGAAGGATTGTTCAGCTTCCATGCGCAAACGGTGAACGTACTCTTTGCCGACGGCCATGTTCAGTCTATCGATTTCGATGTGGATGCCAAATTGATGTTGAGTTGGATGACGCCGGCTCAATCCGATCCACTCGGCGGCAAGACTCCGTAAAGCTGGCAAGCCTAACCGCGAAGCGATAGTTTTGGTTTGATCATTAGGCATGCTTGGTGGACAATGTCCGCTCTCTTGACTCTTTTGGCACTTACAGCTCCTCCCGGTCCATCGGGCCTTCAGGCCAGTTTCGTCACGATGCTGGAGGCTCATGACTTTGAGATTCCGCAGGTAAATGCGGAACCCGGCCGACTTCCGTATCGATTATTCGTTCCCGCCGATCAGATGCAGGCACGGCCGCTCGTTGTGTGGCTGCATGGGCTCGGGGAGAGTGGACACGATAATGTACATCAGCTCCGGTGGACCGATACTCTCGTGTTTCAGCCTCCGCATGAATGCGCCCGATATCCATTCTTCTTTCTGGTTCCGCAGTGTCCGCGTCAGGATGAG harbors:
- a CDS encoding DUF1559 domain-containing protein, whose protein sequence is MPQRTKPSAGFTLVEVLLVIAIISLLVTLSIPAIQSAREAARRTQCMNNLHQYGLAVASFESQNGHFPSSLTISINGKSLEDSEWALHTYMADLLPHFEQVGLAAQYDFSQMFCSKSNLPVISTALPFAICPSGPSRDLDFKSTFVPSLMFSRTVRENKLAGPLLKYLDGKYTATYQGALADYTIALGADKGIAERSGYALPKSAVYGLESMFPFPVATTQDLASKVLALYSGGGSTEISRGLSAAEITDGLSNTFTMIEIAGRPEHWLKGGRYQADEPLDRPWADPRSLQQLKTVGSDTKLVQADNREGLFSFHAQTVNVLFADGHVQSIDFDVDAKLMLSWMTPAQSDPLGGKTP
- a CDS encoding glycosyltransferase family 39 protein, with the translated sequence MARSARIDKSWLRIFGGVLLSLHIWVELSLIQNMSVTYNEASHITAGLACWYAEDYDLYNVNPPLPRMLATSLLLDRADISLAFIHRIQKDSAVRQENVLGRLFADTNALGFHHLVCRARLAGLFWITLGGVIVWRWSHRLFGASAGLFALTLWTFEPTLSAHGALVTADMPATAATIAAAYCLWIFTCSKRIRDGVIAGIVLGIALLTKFTVLLLAPLFAVICAHHALSALRDAQSEIRDVHRASYLFGCALLCIVALIVVNAGYGFQNVCSPIRSFSPQSSLFSKCFTFIPQRGVVESLPCPLPSAYLNGLDVQQRDFEQGLYSYLNGCRRQNGWWYYYLVAFSVKSPLGHLIILVVSLGTIIYKRMSIPSLLWATPLVIFTAASCKTGYTNHLRYILPAYPFYCVLAGVLFAEQNQRLRRCALVAGLLGVSISIASCCYHYPNWLGYFNETVGGPQNGWKYLADSNVDWGQDWLELKRWLDRNSRTTAIHVALAGVVDPAIYLEARYPLPHAGMGGIAIVDAHNLMLDYSWLMDQQLVSRIGTSIFVFKVNP
- a CDS encoding transposase, with the protein product MELEATYQEQTLIDQVEDKLDQLGNADARVQQLWTILGVGARLAEVIVAVIDDAKRFKNAKQVENLAIVSVLGRKPLQTKRLK